In Candida dubliniensis CD36 chromosome 6, complete sequence, the following are encoded in one genomic region:
- a CDS encoding phosphatidylinositol 3,5-bisphosphate 5-phosphatase, putative (Similar to S. cerevisiae FIG4;~In S. cerevisiae: protein that forms a complex with Vac14p and is involved in turnover of PI3,5P2 (phosphatidylinositol 3,5-bisphosphate) after hyperosmotic shock; required for efficient mating): MNLNVSMVGSSGQDKSMPKSTAVTASNSSLDQNTPSQHPKDKQHEQEMEKEILQQGSKDASFVNDNNKPPQQDQPLNGQQYENQDEQTQPNQPDHNQQQDNENDEQQDDYGDASESNKRIILQRFTIYNATTTMYIAGSNSKESLFRIMEISKDEENDNVVSIIEDSNYFYTRKDMIELLNGLDESIEGGIHKVAQGYGMLGLIRFTQSYYLCLITKCSQVAILGGHFIYHIDETKLIPLGTNYKRPEKYSDEEKLLSIFKYMDLGKTFYFSYSYDITNTLQTNFVRNKKKATDVQFGVNTNKVNDLFNNFEHNERFVWNNLLLKPILDNPEVATYEWFQPIIHGFIDQANISVYGRKFYITIIARRSHHFAGARFLKRGVNDKGNVANEIETEQIVSDMLISSFHDPKYGFYNNPRYTSFVQHRGSIPLYWTQDMNKLPKPPIQINLNDPFYQSSALHFNDLFHRYGSPIIVLNLIKQKEKQPRESKLNHYFMACIKYLDQFLPESKKIQYYSFDMSRHSKKNLDVIGPIQSIAANAINQIGFFHNGINLSNTNLQKGIIRTNCIDCLDRTNAAQFIICKEALTHQLRSLKIISQTQNLDYDSDLINVVTEIFHDHGDTIAIQYGGSNLVNTMDSYRRINQWSSHTRDMLNSIKRMYSNSFMDSIRQEAINLFLGNYIYEPNKPKLWELQNDYALHNDYSGNGLHKPHKSYINWYNETYLLDSRYFFGGNECNEILRLEAFPDCNEKWFNECYIPRKYQSFTELFQFNMNSNSRYFPPTENTENGNNKFDYSPFESRRKKYKTFEQESKKIKHDIKIKSSPRSKRIQKFLPFNNVHHSNNNNNNNKRNLELIEDDDDEDEDEDKDDNGNVEEEEESISFPDSNQENSIVTVNEKDIELYNSQWDYDKIINHQTINTQDYSFNPRVKTNIEDKEIYWYYSNEIFSKLRNNGGGGDSNYNGLEDLISPQDLKTYLSFDNRNNVYDDDEMITNFNNQLDLNTDNNYFF; encoded by the coding sequence ATCAACCGCTAAATGGACAGCAATATGAAAATCAAGACGAGCAAACTCAACCAAACCAACCGGATCACAACCAACAACAGGACAATGAAAATGACGAACAACAAGATGATTATGGAGATGCATCTGAGAGCAATAAACGTATTATACTACAACGATTCACTATTTATAACGCTACAACTACCATGTATATTGCTGGAAGCAACTCAAAGGAAAGTCTATTTCGTATTATGGAAATCAGcaaagatgaagaaaatgataatgtAGTTTCCATCATTGAAGATagtaattatttttatacCAGGAAAGATatgattgaattattgaatgGATTAGATGAATCTATTGAAGGAGGTATACATAAAGTTGCCCAAGGATATGGGATGTTAGGATTAATTAGATTTACTCAGAGTTATTACTTGTGTTTAATCACAAAATGTTCCCAAGTTGCTATTTTGGGAGGacattttatttatcataTAGATGAAACTAAGTTAATCCCATTAGGAACAAATTATAAACGTCCTGAAAAATATagtgatgaagaaaaattattatctattttcaaatatatgGATTTGGGGAaaactttttattttagttATAGTTATGACATTACCAACACTTTACAAACCAATTTTGTTcgaaacaagaaaaaagcCACTGATGTTCAATTTGGGGTAAATACCAATAAAGTAAatgatttgtttaataacTTTGAACACAATGAAAGATTTGTATGGAACAACTTGTTGTTAAAACCTATATTAGATAACCCTGAAGTTGCCACTTATGAATGGTTTCAACCCATTATACATGGATTTATAGATCAAGCTAATATTTCTGTTTATGGAAGGAAGTTTTATATCACTATAATAGCGAGAAGGTCACATCATTTTGCTGGAGCCCGGTTTTTGAAAAGAGGAGTCAATGATAAAGGTAATGTTGccaatgaaattgaaacagAACAAATAGTTAGTGATATgttaatttcatcatttcATGATCCCAAATATGGGTTTTATAACAATCCACGATATACTAGTTTTGTTCAACATAGAGGATCGATACCATTATATTGGACTCAAGATATGAATAAACTTCCCAAACCACCTAtacaaataaatttaaatgatcCATTTTATCAAAGTTCAGCATTACAtttcaatgatttattCCATCGATATGGTCTGCCAATAATTgtattaaatttgattaaacaAAAGGAAAAACAACCACGAGAActgaaattaaatcattattttatGGCTTGTATAAAATATcttgatcaatttttacCTGAAAGTAAAAAAATCCAATATTATAGTTTTGATATGTCAAGacattcaaaaaaaaatttggatGTAATAGGACCAATACAATCAATAGCTGCTAATgcaattaatcaaattggaTTTTTCCATAATGGGATCAATTTATCTAATacaaatttacaaaagGGAATTATAAGAACTAATTGCATAGATTGTTTAGATCGAACTAATGCTGcccaatttattatttgtaaaGAAGCATTAACTCATCAATTAAGAAGTTTAAAGATTATTTCTCAGACACAAAATTTAGATTATGATTCCgatttaattaatgtgGTTACAGAAATATTTCATGATCATGGTGATACTATTGCCATTCAATATGGAGGATCAAATTTGGTTAATACTATGGATTCTTATCGTCGTATTAATCAATGGTCTTCCCATACTAGAGATATGTTGAATAGTATTAAACGAATGTattctaattcatttatGGATTCTATACGTCAAGAAgcaataaatttgtttttagggaattatatttatgaacctaataaaccaaaattatgggaattacaaaatgaTTATGCACTTCATAATGATTATTCAGGTAATGGATTACATAAACCTCATAAAAGTTATATTAATTGGTATAATGAAACATATTTATTAGATtcaagatatttttttgggggaAATGAAtgtaatgaaattttaagATTAGAAGCATTTCCTGATTGTAATGAAAAATGGTTTAATGAATGTTATATTCCAAGAAAATATCAATCATTTACTGAACTTTTCCAATTTAAtatgaattcaaattcaagaTATTTCCCTCCTACTGAAAATACTgaaaatggtaataataaatttgattatagTCCATTTGAATctagaagaaaaaaatataagaCTTTTGAacaagaatcaaaaaaaattaaacatgatattaaaataaaatcatcaCCAAGATCTAAAcgaattcaaaaatttttaccATTTAATAATGTCCATCatagcaacaacaacaataacaacaacaaaagaaatcttgaattaattgaagatgatgatgatgaagatgaagatgaagataaagACGATAATGGCAATgtcgaagaagaagaagaatcaatTAGTTTTCCTGattcaaatcaagaaaattcTATTGTTACCGtcaatgaaaaagatattgaattatataattctCAATGGGATTATgataaaattataaatcatcaaactATAAATACTCAAgattattcatttaatcCTCGAgttaaaacaaatattgaagataaagaaatttattggtattatagtaatgaaattttttctaAACTTAGAAATAacggtggtggtggtgatagTAATTATAATGGTTTAGAAGATTTAATTAGTCCTcaagatttgaaaacatATTTGAGTTTTGATAATAGAAATAATGTTtacgatgatgatgaaatgattacaaattttaataatcaattggatTTAAATACCgacaataattattttttttaa
- a CDS encoding conserved hypothetical protein (putative C. albicans orthologue has been withdrawn from CGD Assembly 20;~possibly Candida-specific), which yields MKFTISLDQFLQYYNDHGKHPELLKSSQFDSNKIIQSLTTTTTTATKNNSSSQPHDININDIELDVENLPQCMPPINQEEYENYLMMKKIHHDNFLREVNEKGLQLKDQITQLPFDSSQSIEYLKMMGK from the coding sequence ATGAAGTTCACCATTTCCTTagatcaatttcttcaatattataatgACCATGGAAAACATCCTGAACTTTTAAAATCATCACAATTTGATtccaacaaaataatacaatcattaacaactacaactacaactgcaacaaaaaataattcaagTAGCCAACCACATGATATAAACATTAATGATATAGAACTTGATGTTGAAAATCTACCTCAATGTATGCCACCGATAAATCAAGAAGAAtatgaaaattatttaatgatgaagaaaatcCATCATGATAATTTCCTTCGAGAAGTAAATGAAAAGGGATTACAATTGAAGGATCAAATAACCCAACTTCCATTTGATTCATCTCAATCTATAGAATATCTTAAAATGATGGggaaataa
- a CDS encoding membrane transporter, putative (Similar to S. cerevisiae MCH4) translates to MTNTLSSFESVELTAVSLRHQIQFRPEDDQLSNDSLTPIVTITEEEYEDNDSSEEYPEGGLKAYSVILGSFLGLIVNLGLINSIGAIQAYVSTHQLSNLKATSISWIFSIYLSLAYAGGIITGPIFDKRGPLEILIVATIFIFLGLMGAAQSVEIWQFILSFISLGIGSGLGTTPLIVVISHWFCKKSGSFTGFATSGGSIGGLIFPLMLRHTYNVYGYVWAIRILAFMSLGCMLCSIFLVKERFHKVQTEVISQQSKTTTKFSFQILMEKLKSVNASDFKYIYVILGAFFAELSLILLVTYFPSYAIAQGVSESTSLLLLTVWNATGILGRWIPGLVSDIYGRYNVYVFMLILYCLSIFVLLYPFGSSEKILYAFAGVGGYCSGSILGLLPACLSQITPVNEIGTKYGILNAVLSLANLFGIPIAASIIKDGTSKEYNNFVVLVGCLAVAGSLFWYFSRVAISGFKLNIKV, encoded by the coding sequence ATGACTAACACTTTATCTTCGTTTGAAAGTGTTGAACTTACTGCTGTTTCCTTAAGACATCAAATCCAATTCCGTCCAGAAGATGatcaattatcaaatgattCATTAACTCCCATTGTCACAATCACTGAGGAGGAGTATGAGGATAACGATAGTTCTGAAGAATATCCTGAAGGTGGATTAAAAGCTTATTCAGTCATATTGGGATCATTTTTAGGATTAATAGTCAATTTAGGGTtgattaattcaattggaGCCATTCAAGCTTATGTTTCAACTCATCAATTACTGAATTTAAAAGCTACTTCAATATCAtggattttttcaatttatttatcattagcATATGCTGGTGGGATTATAACCGGTCcaatttttgataaacGTGGACCTTTAGaaatattaattgttgctacaatatttattttccTTGGATTAATGGGAGCAGCTCAAAGTGTGGAAATTTGGCAATTCATATTGAGTTTTATAAGTTTAGGAATAGGAAGTGGATTAGGTACAACTCcattaattgttgttattagtCATTGGTTTTGTAAGAAAAGTGGCAGTTTTACAGGATTTGCTACTAGTGGTGGATCAATTGGTGGATTGATTTTCCCATTAATGTTACGACACACATATAATGTTTATGGATATGTTTGGGCAATTAGAATTTTAGCATTTATGTCTTTGGGTTGTATGTTATGTTCTATCTTTTTAGTTAAAGAACGATTTCATAAAGTACAAACAGAAGTTATTTCTCAACAATCGAAAACAACTACAAAATTCCtgtttcaaattttaatggagaaattgaaatcagtTAATGCTAGTGATTTCAAATACATTTATGTAATATTAGGAGCATTTTTCGCAGAATTatcattgattttgttaGTTACTTATTTCCCTTCTTATGCAATTGCTCAAGGGGTTTCAGAGTCAACATCCTTGTTGTTATTGACAGTTTGGAATGCTACAGGTATTTTGGGAAGATGGATTCCTGGACTTGTGTCTGATATTTATGGTAGATACAATGTCTATGTTTTTATGTTGATATTGTATTGTCTTTCCATATTTGTCTTGTTATATCCATTTGGGTCAAGTGAAAAAATCTTGTATGCATTTGCTGGTGTTGGTGGTTATTGTTCTGGCTCCATACTTGGATTATTACCTGCATGCTTATCTCAAATCACTCCAGTCAATGAAATCGGTACTAAATATGGGATTCTTAACGCAGTATTATCATTAGCAAACTTGTTTGGTATACCAATTGCAGCATCAATTATTAAGGATGGTACATCAAAAGagtataataattttgttgtatTGGTTGGTTGTTTGGCTGTTGCCGGTAGTTTATTTTGGTATTTTAGTAGGGTGGCGATTCTGGGTTTCAAACTAAACATTAAAGTGTAG
- a CDS encoding acyl-coenzyme A oxidase, putative (Similar to S. cerevisiae POX1;~In S. cerevisiae: involved in the fatty acid beta-oxidation pathway; localized to the peroxisomal matrix), producing the protein MTTELQKEREQIKFNPKEVNYFLEGSKERSEIVSNIVEQMEKDPVLKVDASYYNLTKEEQREVTAKKIDRISRYFENEFPDQQAQRLSIIGVFDPQVFTRIGVNLGLFVSCIRGNGTNSQFFYWTINKGVDKLRGIYGCFGMTELAHGSNVQGIETTATFDKETDEFVINTPHIGATKWWIGGAAHSATHCTVYARLKVNGKDYGVKTFVVPLRDSNHDLMPGVTVGDIGAKMGRDGIDNGWIQFSNVRIPRFNMLQKYAKVSREGEVTMPPSEQLSYSALIGGRVTMMMDSYRMTSRFITIALRYAITRRQFKSKISGDKETQLIDYPLHQKRLFPFLAAAYLFSQGALYLEQTMNETNERLDDAVAEGDKNEIDKAIVASKKLFVASGCLKSTCTWLTADAIDQARQACGGHGYSSYNGFGKAYSDWVVQCSWEGDNNILAINVAKPMVKEILQEPEQKGLVIANVSDLNDPAKLDKAFEHALSGLARDIGAVAKDKGYDVTGPSLVLVSKLNAHKFLIDGFFKRITPEFGPVLKPLGFLYADWIIETFSSVFLSYGVIAPEVIKKISSEHFPALAKQIRPNVVGLTDAFNLSDMLTNAAIGRADGNVYDHYFETVKSLNPPENTKAPYSQALQDMLNRPSVEERQRGEKSEEAAEILSS; encoded by the coding sequence ATGACGACTGAActtcaaaaagaaagagaacaaattaaattcaatccTAAAGAAGTAAACTATTTCTTGGAAGGATCTAAAGAAAGATCGGAAATTGTCAGCAATATTGTTGAACAAATGGAAAAAGATCCAGTGTTGAAAGTCGATGCTTCCTATTATAACTTAACCAAAGAAGAACAAAGAGAAGTTACTGCTAAGAAAATCGACAGAATTTcaagatattttgaaaatgaattcCCTGATCAACAAGCACAAAGATTGTCTATTATTGGTGTATTTGACCCTCAAGTCTTTACTAGAATTGGTGTCAATTTGggtttgtttgtttcttgTATTCGTGGTAACGGTACCAACTCTCAATTTTTCTACTGGACCATTAACAAAGGTGTTGATAAACTTCGTGGAATCTATGGTTGTTTTGGTATGACCGAGTTGGCTCACGGTTCAAATGTCCAAGGTATTGAAACTACTGCTACTTTTGACAAAGAAACCGATGAATTTGTTATTAATACTCCTCATATTGGTGCTACTAAGTGGTGGATTGGTGGTGCTGCTCACTCTGCCACTCATTGTACTGTTTATGCCAGATTGAAAGTTAATGGCAAAGATTATGGTGTCAAAACATTTGTGGTTCCATTGAGAGACTCCAATCACGACCTCATGCCAGGTGTTACTGTTGGTGACATTGGTGCCAAGATGGGTAGAGACGGTATTGATAATGGTTGGATTCAATTCTCCAATGTCAGAATCCCAAGATTTAACATGTTGCAAAAGTATGCTAAAGTTTCTCGTGAAGGTGAAGTCACTATGCCTCCATCAGAACAATTGTCTTATTCTGCATTAATTGGTGGTAGAGTTACCATGATGATGGACTCTTACAGAATGACCAGTAGATTCATTACTATTGCTTTAAGATATGCTATCACCAGAAGACAATTCAAGAGTAAGATTTCTGGTGATAAAGAAActcaattaattgattaccCATTGCATCAAAAGAGATTATTCCCATTCTTGGCAGCTGCTTATTTGTTTTCTCAAGGTGCCTTGTACTTGGAACAAACCATGAATGAAACTAATGAAAGATTAGATGATGCTGTTGCTGAAGGTGACAAGAATGAAATTGACAAAGCTATTGTTGCTTCCAAGAAATTGTTTGTTGCCTCTGGTTGTTTGAAATCAACATGTACTTGGTTAACTGCTGATGCTATTGATCAAGCTCGTCAAGCTTGTGGTGGTCACGGTTACTCTTCCTATAATGGTTTTGGTAAGGCTTATTCCGACTGGGTTGTTCAATGTAGTTGGGAAGGTGACAATAACATTTTAGCCATCAATGTTGCCAAACCAATGGTCAAAGAAATCTTACAAGAACCAGAACAAAAAGGATTAGTTATTGCTAATGTTTCTGATTTGAATGATCCAGCTAAATTGGATAAAGCTTTCGAACATGCTCTTTCTGGTTTGGCTAGAGATATTGGTGCCGTTGCCAAAGACAAGGGTTATGATGTTACTGGTCCAAGTTTGGTGTTGGTCTCCAAATTGAATGCCCACAAATTCTTGATTGATGGATTCTTCAAACGTATCACACCAGAATTTGGTCCAGTTTTGAAACCATTGGGATTCTTGTATGCTGACTGGATCATTGAAACATTTAGTTCTGTGTTTTTATCTTATGGTGTTATCGCTCCGGAAGTGATTAAAAAGATATCTTCAGAACATTTCCCAGCATTAGCCAAACAAATCAGACCAAATGTTGTTGGTTTGACTGATGCTTTCAACTTGTCTGACATGTTGACTAATGCTGCTATTGGTAGAGCCGATGGTAATGTATATGATCACTACTTTGAAACtgttaaatcattaaaccCACCTGAAAATACTAAAGCACCATATTCACAAGCATTGCAAGATATGTTAAACCGTCCTTCAGTTGAGGAAAGACAAAGAGGTGAAAAATCTGAAGAAGCAGCtgaaattttatcaagTTAG
- a CDS encoding conserved hypothetical protein (possibly Candida-specific): protein MNNYFTKYIPNIRLVDTGDSDDHTIKPPTNSSPHINYILIFNPTFVSPKTESDEELIKQIIIFLQGKELSESQFSQIGQVKLIGLLRGIESLGESFSNLSTTTTTTTIDNKPTILKSLDSSTVMIELESNYFLACNIATGFQTDDQTVNGINQQLIKSIIQSQRYFELFNKSIDCIYKQYGINYLQDSLTSFWNNFLTTYNSQSIKIPISPTSSINWFNGLNYQGFLGLLPYAQYKKSTIVINQQVREDIELFINANKSVSGVLINYFNRKLPKRHGVVYMNSFGDQYFGNNDGLIDIYNWLEFNEYHDSLGNLNNGGILSSNVSVAITATQQDGESQDGMVSVDTTDTQLGFDVSSSLRILNPVNLTNNLVISPINYTVSTVMEGTQVSNWLAMPQFIKKLTVGDDNETAEVLPNQSTDHNEDGSEEEEELSGEFIIGLQSDGNILRQVIYLKTRNMTYQEHQLVTYHKDEIYITLVCESSDAKFDSPEFYKSLETSMLNPVIEQIEIVAMGGSMLQTSVNSIRSLYVPNDIDQDFFYITCNPKQKYFQSSLPYLPHLSNMNSDNLTKYQLTALYYLHNQLSNIFQPKFFENQLHEFFHKFTSNKLNDWMFYYIKYHDKFIIIMKNKSKNTSSTMTNNQLSASVPPTIERSIVNRISEGVLDYAKLGFLENLGDDVKYWLGTQQGELESVERLSLS from the coding sequence ATGAACAATTATTTTACAAAGTATATACCTAATATAAGATTAGTTGACACTGGAGATTCTGATGATCATACTATAAAACCCCCCACAAATAGTCTGCCACATATCAATTACATACTTATTTTCAATCCAACATTTGTATCTCCGAAAACTGAatctgatgaagaattaatcaagcaaattataatattccTACAAGGCAAGGAGTTGTCAGAATCACAATTTTCACAAATAGGACAAGTGAAATTAATTGGTTTATTGAGAGGGATTGAATCACTTGGTGAGAGTTTCTCCAATTTatccacaacaacaacaacaacaacaatagatAATAAACCGACAATTCTTAAATCGTTGGATTCGTCAACTGTAATGATAGAATTGGAGTCCAACTACTTTTTGGCCTGCAATATCGCCACTGGTTTTCAAACCGATGACCAAACTGTTAATGGAATTAAccaacaattgataaaatcaattatacaATCACAAcgatattttgaattatttaataaatcaatagaTTGCATTTACAAGCAATATggaattaattatttacaaGATAGTTTAACATCATTTTggaataattttttaacaACTTATAATTcacaatcaataaaaattcCCATAAGTccaacatcatcaataaattggTTTAATGGTTTGAATTATCAAGGGTTTTTGGGATTATTACCATATGCACAATAcaagaaatcaacaattgttaTAAATCAACAAGTAAGAGAAGATATTGAGTTATTTATCAATGCAAACAAATCTGTTTCTGGTGTgctaataaattattttaatCGAAAACTACCAAAACGGCATGGTGTGGTGTATATGAATAGTTTTGGAGACCAGTATTttggtaataatgatgggttgattgatatttataattggtTGGAATTCAATGAGTATCATGATAGTTTGggaaatttgaataatggTGGTATTTTGAGTAGTAATGTATCAGTAGCAATAACAGCAACACAACAGGATGGAGAATCCCAAGATGGAATGGTGTCTGTAGACACAACTGATACACAACTTGGGTTTGATGTCAGTCTGAGTTTAAGAATTCTAAATCCAGTTAACTTGACAAATAATTTGGTTATCTCTCCAATTAATTATACAGTTTCAACTGTAATGGAGGGAACCCAAGTGTCTAATTGGTTGGCAATGCCCCAGTTTATTAAAAAGTTGACCGTGGGTGATGACAACGAAACAGCAGAAGTACttccaaatcaatcaacTGACCATAATGAAGATGGAAGTgaggaggaagaggagCTATCTGGTGAATTCATCATAGGACTACAATCTGATGGGAATATATTGAGACAagttatttatttgaaaactaGAAATATGACTTATCAAGAACATCAATTGGTGACCTATCATAAAGACGAAATATACATTACTTTGGTATGTGAATCAAGTGATGCAAAATTTGATCTGCCTGAGTTTTATAAGTCTTTGGAAACTTCAATGCTCAACCCGgttattgaacaaattgaaattgttgctATGGGAGGAAGTATGTTACAAACAAGTGTAAACTCAATACGATCATTGTACGTTcctaatgatattgatcaagattttttttacatCACATGTAATCCTAAACAAAAGTATTTCCAAAGTTCATTACCTTATTTACCACATCTTTCAAATATGAATAGTGATAATTTGACCAAATATCAACTCACAgcattatattatttacaTAATCAATTGAGTAATATTTTCCAACCGAAATTTTTCGAAAACCAACTTCATGAATTCTTTCATAAATTCACCAGcaataaattgaatgattggatgttttattatatcaaatatcatgacaaatttattataatcatgaaaaataaaagtaaaaatACAAGTTCGACGATGACTAACAATCAATTGTCTGCTAGTGTACCACCTACCATTGAAAGATCAATAGTCAATAGGATATCTGAAGGGGTATTAGATTATGCTAAATTGGGGTTTTTAGAGAATCTTGGAGATGACGTTAAATATTGGTTAGGCACTCAACAAGGAGAGCTAGAGTCAGTAGAACGGCTATCTTTGCTGTAA
- the CYP52A5 gene encoding Cytochrome P450 52A5, putative (catalyses hydroxylation of N-alkanes at the terminal position), with protein MSSATTSSNIIDSVLPYLTKWYTILIGAGLIFILSTNLKNAYYSYKLGCKNPVYLKRAGWTGIPALIDAIKAKNSGKLAEFGDDTFEELNTKTFYLNVAGVLKIIFTIDPENIKAVLATQFNDFSLGTRHAHFYPLLGDGIFTLDGEGWKHSRAMLRPQFAREQIAHVKSLEPHIQILAKQIKLNKGETFDLQELFFRFTVDTATEFLFGESVHSLYDDKLGIPPPNDIPGRDNFATAFNISQHYLATRSYSQTFYWLTNNKEFRDCNAKVHYLAKYFVDKALNSTEEEIEEKSQGGYVFLYELVKQTKNPKVLQDQLLNIMVAGRDTTAGLLSFAMFELARNPKVWNKLREEIETNFGVGEESRVEDITFENLKKCEYLKAILNETLRLYPSVPINFRTSTKDTTLPTGGGRDGTSPIFVPKGSTVAYTVYKTHRLEEYYGKDSYEFRPERWFEPSTKKLGWAYLPFNGGPRICLGQQFALTEASYVITRLAQLFPVLETREKQYPPNKCIHLTMNHDEGVFVSMN; from the coding sequence ATGTCCTCAGCTACAACATCAAGTAATATAATCGATAGTGTTCTTCCATACTTGACCAAATGGTACACCATTTTGATTGGTGCTGGGTTAATATTTATCCTTTCAACCAATCTTAAGAATGCCTACTACAGTTACAAATTGGGATGTAAAAACCCTGTGTACTTGAAAAGAGCTGGTTGGACAGGTATACCAGCTTTAATTGATGCTATTAAAGCTAAAAACTCTGGTAAATTAGCTGAATTCGGTGACGATACTTTTGAAGAACTCAACACCAAGACTTTCTATTTGAATGTCGCTGGTGTTTtgaaaatcattttcacTATTGATCCAGAAAATATCAAAGCTGTTTTAGCGACTCAATTCAACGACTTCTCCTTAGGTACTAGACACGCTCATTTCTACCCATTATTAGGTGACGGTATTTTCACTTTAGATGGTGAAGGTTGGAAACATAGTAGAGCTATGTTAAGACCACAATTTGCTCGTGAACAAATTGCTCATGTCAAATCATTAGAACCTCACATTCAAATTTTGGctaaacaaatcaaattaaacaaaGGTGAAACTTTTGACTTGCAAGAATTGTTTTTCAGATTCACTGTTGATACTGCCACtgaatttttatttggaGAATCAGTCCATTCTTTAtatgatgataaattagGTATTCCTCCACCAAACGATATCCCAGGTAGAGACAACTTTGCTACTGCTTTCAATATTTCTCAACACTACTTAGCCACAAGATCATATTCACAAACTTTTTACTGGTTGACTAACAACAAGGAATTCAGAGATTGTAATGCTAAAGTCCATTACTTGGCCAAATATTTCGTTGACAAGGCATTGAACTCgactgaagaagaaattgaagaaaaatctCAAGGTGGTTATGTTTTCCTTTATGAATTGGTCAAACAAACCAAGAATCCAAAAGTTTTACAAGACCAATTATTGAACATTATGGTTGCTGGTAGAGATACCACTGCTGGGTTATTATCATTTGCCATGTTTGAATTAGCCAGAAATCCAAAAGTTTGGAACAAACTaagagaagaaattgaaaccaattTCGGTGTTGGTGAAGAATCTCGTGTTGAAGATATTacttttgaaaacttgaaaaaatgTGAATACTTGAAAGCTATCTTGAATGAAACTTTAAGATTATACCCATCGGTTCCAATCAATTTCAGAACTTCAACCAAAGATACAACTTTACCAACTGGTGGTGGTCGAGATGGTACCTCTCCAATTTTTGTTCCTAAAGGTTCTACAGTTGCTTACACAGTTTACAAGACTCATAGATTAGAAGAATATTATGGTAAAGATTCTTATGAATTCAGACCGGAAAGATGGTTTGAACCTCTGACTAAAAAATTGGGATGGGCTTACTTGCCATTCAATGGTGGTCCAAGAATTTGTTTGGGCCAACAATTTGCTTTGACTGAAGCATCTTATGTTATTACTAGATTGGCTCAACTATTCCCTGTGTTGGAAACAAGAGAAAAACAATACCCACCAAATAAATGTATTCATTTGACTATGAATCATGATGAAGGGGTCTTTGTTTCAATGAACTAA